Proteins from a single region of Macrobrachium nipponense isolate FS-2020 chromosome 11, ASM1510439v2, whole genome shotgun sequence:
- the LOC135200899 gene encoding uncharacterized protein C3orf38-like isoform X1, whose translation MMSLLRSPFEPYLRDFLNFLGQEAVLTLARVATNNRIVPTTTEEAIEATLLHTSDLARLFSYKRIKSQSLFMYLHKYGVPTERSASKPQLMVAVQEFWCQQIQNKSIPNPPLVKRRASDPSSASKDVKEVGSHQSDTNHVEGRLSAKRRLHREGPAGRSLSESSSTIHLSDSQGNVVNRTRFDNAADIVSSNTVTKKVSSDKFSKDFCEWYYTMLNRLQPECAHQCGDNFGAKIFFSNSSVDVFLIGQVSEEKHSQGSDNNFTLISGVCKQYRLLFSPNLESGTQAHKSAHGMVKILCCGTLFQSGSFIGIFEQEFGLLICPVDKVWKIMYTKVNLKQTGTEQPLPSLPQCQIFEIEGV comes from the exons ATGATGTCTTTGCTTCGTTCACCATTTGAGCCTTATCTGCGGGATTTCTTGAACTTCTTAGGGCAAGAGGCAGTATTAACTTTAGCCCGTGTGGCCACAAACAATCGAATTGTACCAACTACAACAGAGG agGCAATTGAAGCTACTTTACTTCATACGTCTGATTTAGCCCGTCTGTTCTCTTACAAACGTATCAAGAGCCAGTCATTGTTTATGTATTTACACAAGTATGGTGTGCCAACAGAACGTTCTGCAAGTAAACCCCAACTTATGGTGGCTGTCCAGGAATTTTGG TGCCAACAGATCCAGAACAAATCTATTCCAAATCCTCCCCTTGTGAAAAGAAGAGCATCAGATCCATCTAGTGCCAGTAAAGATGTTAAAGAAGTTGGTAGTCACCAAAGTGATACCAACCATGTGGAAGGAAGACTCAGTGCAAAGCGCAGGTTACATCGCGAGGGTCCAGCTGGGCGCAGCTTGTCAGAAAGTAGTTCAACCATACATCTGTCAGACAGTCAGGGCAATGTAGTGAACAGGACACGGTTTGATAATGCTGCAGATATAGTGTCTTCTAATACTGTGACAAAAAAAGTGAGCTCTGATAAATTTTCTAAGGATTTTTGCGAGTGGTATTATACGATGCTGAATCGCCTTCAGCCAGAATGTGCCCACCAGTGCGGAGATAATTTTGGGGCGAAAATCTTTTTCAGCAATAGTTCTGTGGATGTATTTCTTATTGGTCAGGTAAGCGAAGAGAAGCATTCACAGGGATCAGACAACAATTTTACCCTTATCAGTGGTGTTTGCAAACAATATAGACTTCTTTTCAGTCCAAATTTGGAGAGTGGTACTCAGGCCCACAAGTCTGCCCATGGGATGGTGAAGATTCTTTGTTGTGGTACTTTGTTTCAAAGTGGATCTTTCATAGGCATATTTGAGCAAGAGTTTGGTCTTTTAATCTGCCCGGTTGACAAAGTTTGGAAAATTATGTACACAAAAGTTAATCTCAAACAGACTGGGACGGAACAGCCCTTGCCAAGTTTACCCCAGTGCCAGATATTTGAAATTGAGGGAGTTTAA
- the LOC135200899 gene encoding uncharacterized protein C3orf38-like isoform X2, producing the protein MYLHKYGVPTERSASKPQLMVAVQEFWCQQIQNKSIPNPPLVKRRASDPSSASKDVKEVGSHQSDTNHVEGRLSAKRRLHREGPAGRSLSESSSTIHLSDSQGNVVNRTRFDNAADIVSSNTVTKKVSSDKFSKDFCEWYYTMLNRLQPECAHQCGDNFGAKIFFSNSSVDVFLIGQVSEEKHSQGSDNNFTLISGVCKQYRLLFSPNLESGTQAHKSAHGMVKILCCGTLFQSGSFIGIFEQEFGLLICPVDKVWKIMYTKVNLKQTGTEQPLPSLPQCQIFEIEGV; encoded by the exons ATGTATTTACACAAGTATGGTGTGCCAACAGAACGTTCTGCAAGTAAACCCCAACTTATGGTGGCTGTCCAGGAATTTTGG TGCCAACAGATCCAGAACAAATCTATTCCAAATCCTCCCCTTGTGAAAAGAAGAGCATCAGATCCATCTAGTGCCAGTAAAGATGTTAAAGAAGTTGGTAGTCACCAAAGTGATACCAACCATGTGGAAGGAAGACTCAGTGCAAAGCGCAGGTTACATCGCGAGGGTCCAGCTGGGCGCAGCTTGTCAGAAAGTAGTTCAACCATACATCTGTCAGACAGTCAGGGCAATGTAGTGAACAGGACACGGTTTGATAATGCTGCAGATATAGTGTCTTCTAATACTGTGACAAAAAAAGTGAGCTCTGATAAATTTTCTAAGGATTTTTGCGAGTGGTATTATACGATGCTGAATCGCCTTCAGCCAGAATGTGCCCACCAGTGCGGAGATAATTTTGGGGCGAAAATCTTTTTCAGCAATAGTTCTGTGGATGTATTTCTTATTGGTCAGGTAAGCGAAGAGAAGCATTCACAGGGATCAGACAACAATTTTACCCTTATCAGTGGTGTTTGCAAACAATATAGACTTCTTTTCAGTCCAAATTTGGAGAGTGGTACTCAGGCCCACAAGTCTGCCCATGGGATGGTGAAGATTCTTTGTTGTGGTACTTTGTTTCAAAGTGGATCTTTCATAGGCATATTTGAGCAAGAGTTTGGTCTTTTAATCTGCCCGGTTGACAAAGTTTGGAAAATTATGTACACAAAAGTTAATCTCAAACAGACTGGGACGGAACAGCCCTTGCCAAGTTTACCCCAGTGCCAGATATTTGAAATTGAGGGAGTTTAA